The following proteins are co-located in the Streptomyces sp. NBC_01198 genome:
- a CDS encoding RRQRL motif-containing zinc-binding protein has product MSPAFGKCYDPTGATWGVPTFPWRLAPDGMATRRQLRAKGLRPGGQPVAAQVMRRSRRRKSGCSVAFLYRIDLAKPVRPMTPAKWAAHAAAMLARRTCSECRTDAGYVIPTSLGMCVTCAYPEEQRAA; this is encoded by the coding sequence ATGTCGCCGGCGTTCGGTAAGTGCTACGACCCGACCGGCGCCACCTGGGGCGTTCCCACCTTTCCGTGGCGCCTGGCCCCGGATGGCATGGCGACCCGCCGGCAGCTTCGTGCGAAGGGGCTGCGCCCGGGTGGTCAGCCGGTTGCCGCGCAGGTGATGCGTCGCTCCCGGCGCCGTAAGTCCGGGTGCAGCGTGGCGTTCCTCTACCGCATCGACCTGGCCAAGCCGGTCCGTCCTATGACGCCGGCGAAGTGGGCTGCGCACGCCGCGGCGATGCTCGCCCGCCGCACCTGCTCTGAGTGCCGCACGGATGCCGGATACGTCATCCCTACCTCACTCGGCATGTGTGTGACCTGCGCCTACCCCGAAGAGCAGCGCGCCGCCTGA
- a CDS encoding cell division protein FtsK: MSGRPCLPARGRTPLFAPDLEKRSRPTVSEINDFDEPDHRPPQTDSDDRSTAAVLPFPLKKPDAAAPDPLEPGEVKPGEWQADLPDDTDADEDGAASEGDPVDPPVTVYPPSISEWMAEHDKARQPVLPDWVKLPDQRAAVRKWAVRHYGTVVGYHAVRLPCIYTPKLLAYAPRGAWRWSTAAGHWVFDNEGKALRLAAVAAEDAGEYLKLSRQRDARVRLRGILASVAGLVGLTAALVFWVMAPSWLLLVAVATLTTTLGVAGAPADRPLIDRAKVTFRKRKLSSDIITRAFAAAGLTGKDTGIAFPRPIGRDGDGWRVIVDLPYGKSFRDALGKRGALASGIDIAATQLFLDPDLSSERRVSMWIADRDPLAVPAGKSPLLGATRVDFWKPFPWGVDERGNPVMATMLWMSMLVGAVPRQGKTFSARTIALAAALDPFVRLIVFDGKASPDWRKFALVAHRIGFGIVPRNGIDPVEHLVSSLEELKADVEDRYHRLSELPLHICPEGKLTPELSRDRKLNMPLTLVVIDEVQEYLQHPVYGPVILDLLVYLARVAPAVGVAVMLSTQKPDDTACPSKLRDQCQARFSLRVGSWQVSDVVLGAGAYSEGLDASRLLKSHKGVGILKGMSDDAGIVRTYLADGRDAEVVLTRANALRADEGTLSGDAAGEVATVRAADAVLDDVAMVLGKAEAKVWSETIVDRLAVLNPAAYGDWAALEGRAKADQLAAALKPYGITTDQVWGKTEAGKGANRRGIERQHIIDAITVRNKNRVGK, encoded by the coding sequence ATGTCCGGCCGCCCCTGCCTGCCAGCACGCGGCCGGACACCGCTGTTCGCCCCTGACCTTGAGAAGAGGAGCAGACCAACCGTGTCTGAGATCAACGACTTTGACGAGCCGGACCACCGGCCCCCGCAGACCGACTCGGACGACCGTTCGACGGCAGCCGTGCTGCCGTTCCCGCTCAAGAAGCCGGATGCCGCGGCGCCGGACCCGTTGGAGCCGGGTGAGGTCAAGCCCGGTGAGTGGCAGGCCGACCTTCCCGACGACACCGACGCTGATGAAGACGGCGCGGCATCCGAGGGTGACCCGGTCGACCCGCCGGTCACCGTGTATCCGCCCTCGATCAGTGAGTGGATGGCCGAGCACGACAAGGCCCGTCAGCCGGTCCTTCCCGACTGGGTCAAGCTGCCCGACCAGCGTGCGGCTGTCCGCAAGTGGGCCGTCCGGCACTACGGCACCGTGGTCGGGTATCACGCGGTGCGCCTGCCGTGCATCTACACGCCCAAGCTGCTCGCCTACGCCCCCCGCGGCGCGTGGCGCTGGTCCACCGCGGCCGGGCACTGGGTGTTCGACAACGAGGGCAAGGCGCTGCGACTGGCCGCCGTTGCCGCGGAAGACGCCGGCGAATACCTGAAGCTGTCCCGGCAGCGTGACGCCCGGGTGCGGTTGCGGGGCATCCTCGCCAGCGTCGCGGGTCTGGTCGGCCTGACCGCCGCGCTCGTCTTCTGGGTGATGGCGCCGTCGTGGCTGCTGCTGGTCGCCGTTGCCACGCTGACGACGACGTTGGGTGTGGCGGGAGCTCCGGCGGATCGGCCGCTGATCGACCGGGCGAAGGTGACGTTCCGCAAGCGGAAACTGTCCTCGGACATCATCACCCGCGCGTTCGCCGCGGCCGGTCTGACCGGCAAGGACACCGGGATTGCCTTCCCGCGGCCGATCGGCCGTGACGGCGACGGGTGGCGCGTCATCGTGGATCTGCCCTACGGCAAGTCCTTCAGGGACGCGCTGGGCAAGCGCGGTGCGTTGGCGTCGGGTATCGACATCGCCGCCACCCAACTGTTCCTGGACCCGGATCTGTCCAGTGAGCGGCGGGTGTCGATGTGGATCGCGGACCGTGACCCGCTGGCGGTGCCGGCGGGGAAGTCGCCGCTGCTGGGGGCGACTCGGGTGGACTTCTGGAAGCCGTTCCCGTGGGGTGTCGATGAGCGGGGCAACCCGGTCATGGCCACCATGCTGTGGATGTCCATGTTGGTCGGTGCGGTGCCGCGGCAGGGCAAGACGTTCAGCGCGCGGACGATCGCGCTGGCCGCGGCCCTGGACCCGTTCGTGCGGCTGATCGTGTTCGACGGGAAGGCGTCGCCGGACTGGCGGAAGTTCGCCCTGGTCGCGCACCGGATTGGCTTCGGCATCGTGCCCCGCAACGGCATCGACCCGGTAGAGCACCTGGTCAGCTCCCTGGAAGAGCTGAAAGCCGATGTGGAGGACCGCTACCACCGCCTGTCCGAACTGCCGCTGCACATCTGCCCGGAAGGCAAGCTCACCCCGGAGCTGTCCCGGGACAGGAAGCTGAACATGCCGCTCACCCTCGTGGTGATCGATGAGGTGCAGGAGTACCTTCAGCACCCCGTCTACGGGCCGGTCATCCTTGACCTGCTGGTCTACCTCGCCCGCGTCGCCCCCGCGGTCGGCGTGGCCGTCATGCTCAGCACGCAGAAGCCGGACGACACCGCCTGCCCGTCCAAGCTGCGCGACCAGTGCCAGGCCCGGTTCTCCCTGCGGGTCGGCTCGTGGCAGGTCTCCGATGTGGTGCTAGGTGCGGGCGCGTACTCCGAAGGGCTGGACGCCTCTCGGCTGCTGAAGTCCCACAAGGGCGTCGGCATCCTCAAGGGCATGTCGGATGACGCCGGGATCGTGCGCACCTACTTGGCCGATGGCCGTGACGCCGAAGTGGTCCTGACTCGCGCGAATGCCCTGCGGGCCGATGAGGGCACGCTGTCGGGCGACGCGGCCGGCGAGGTGGCCACCGTGCGCGCCGCGGATGCGGTGCTGGATGACGTGGCGATGGTGCTGGGCAAGGCCGAGGCCAAGGTGTGGTCCGAGACCATCGTGGACCGCCTCGCGGTGCTCAACCCCGCCGCGTACGGAGACTGGGCAGCCCTTGAAGGGCGCGCCAAGGCCGACCAGTTGGCGGCTGCCCTCAAGCCGTACGGCATCACCACCGACCAGGTGTGGGGCAAGACCGAGGCCGGTAAGGGCGCCAACCGCCGGGGGATCGAGCGTCAGCACATCATCGACGCTATCACTGTGCGTAACAAGAATCGGGTCGGCAAGTAG